CTGGCAGGCGGGCACCAGCGACAAGTCGCAGTTCATCATCAGCGTGTTCATGGAGCGGCTGTACGGGCCCGCGGCCGCCACCGTGGCCACGGGCATGGTGCTGCTGGTGGCGTTTGCCTCGCTGTTTGCGGTGCTGCTGGGCTACTCGCGCATCCCCTACGCGGCGGCGGCCGACGGCGAGTTCCTGCCCGTCTTCGCCAAGCTGCACCCCACCAAGCACTTCCCCTACGTGTCGCTGCTGCTGCTGGGCGGCGTGGGCTTCGTGTTCAGCCTGCTGTTTCGGCTGGGCGAGGTCATTTCGGCCATCCTGGCCATGCGTATTCTGGTGCAATTTGTGGGGCAGGCCGTGGGGCTGGTGCTGCTGCGCCGCCGGCGCGGCACCGGGGCCCTGCCGTTCAAAATGCCGCTTTACCCGCTGCCTGTCGTCCTGGCCGTCATCGTGTGGCTGGCCGTATTCGCCGGCATCGCCCCGGTTAAGGTTAGCCTGGGCGGCGTGGCGTTCAAGCTCTACTTCCAGTTGGCCGCCGTGGGCATGATGGCCTTGGGCACGGGGGCCTTCCTGCTGTGGAGCAAGCAACAGGGCAAGTGGCCGTATGAAAATAAATGATTAACGTTGCCAGGTCTGATAATTAACTATTTATACGATGGTTCGCTATTCATTGCTTTTCCTATTTATGTTCCTAGGGATTCGCGGTTCTGCCCAATCGCAAAAGCCCCTGCCGCCCGGTTATTTGCAATGGAGCGCCACCCGGCGCTTGCAGGCCAGCGACTTCCAGTTAAGGGTACGCCCGCAGAATAATTTAAACCAAGGTGTGGGCAACCTAGGGATTGAAATCAACAGGGGCATTGCGGACCTGTTTGGCAAAAGCGCCAACCGCACGGTACAAAACCTGTTTCAACGCACTGGCTCTTACCTCGACTCGACAGACCGTCTGGGCACAGCGTGTCAGATTCGCTACATGCAAATGCTGTGGGACATCAACGAAGTGGCGGCTCGGCGGCTTCGGCAACAGTTGCGGGCCAATGCCAAACGCATCATCCTCATGGGAAAACCAGATGTCAACGACTTGTTCAGGGCTACCTATGAATCTGCTAACCAGCGGCAAATTCAGTACGCCGACGAAACCAAATACGGCTTGTTTCTTGACAAACAGAAAGCCTGGAAAAAACAAATCGAGAACGAGTTACTAGAATTGTCAGCCTTCGCTATACCAGATTAACCCAGCTTGGGGAGCAGCCGCTGCGTGGCCGCGTTTTCCGAGTTCGTGTCCACGCAAAGGTTATTCAACGCGCTGGCTCGGGGCCCGGTAGCTCCAGCGATTCTGGCTGCTGGTAAGGTGAGTAGGCGTACACGAAAACCAGTTCCGTGTTGCGCACTTCGTAGGGCACGGCGTACCGGCGGTCCAGCACGGCCCGGCGTAGCGGGCGGTCGGGCGCAGTCGGGAGGGCGTAAGCCGGGAAAGCCAGCGGAAACGGGGCGATGATGTCGTAAGCAAAATCGACGAGGCGCTTCACCAAGGCCCGGCCTTTGCGGACGTTCTGGGGCCCCGACCATTGTTCCAATTCCAGCAAAGCTTGGATAAAGCCTTGCTGCATAACCAATTCACGACCCGCAACAATCACAAGCCCAGCTCCTTCAAGCCTTGCTCCCAGGTAAGGCGCGGAGAATCAAGCGCGGCTTGAATCTGGTCGTGTAGCTCGGGCAAAGGCAATTCGGGGGCCACCGGATGAAACGAAATGGCGTGGCCCTTACGCAAGCCTTCCAGAATGGTGACGACCATTTCCTCGTCTTCCGGCGTGAGGACATCCAGTACGAACGTTTTCATAACTCAATCTACACAAAACCGCCGGTAGCCGTTCAGCCCATCCACTTCTCGTAGCAAAAAAAGCGCAGCCCCGGCCGAAACGCCAGCTGGATTTCGCCCGCAAACCGGTAGCCCAGCTTGGGGAACAGCCGCTGCGTGGCCGCGTTTTCCGAGTTCGTGTCCACGCGCAACGTGCGCAGGCCCAGGGTCCGGGCTTCGTGCTCGGCTTGTGCCAGCAGGGTCCCGGCCACGCCGCGGCCCTGGGCGTCGGGGGCCACGGCGAGGCGGTGCGTGACGAGGGCGGGCTCGGCGGCGTCCCAGTCAGCGTCGGCGTATTCGGGGTCCTGGTCTTGGGTGAGGGCAGCAACGCCGTCCAGGGCCCCCAGGCGTTCGGCTACCCACAGGTGCTGGCGCTCAATGTCGCGCCGGAACACGGCTTCGTTTGGGTACTCGCTGGTCCACTGCATGTTGCCGGCGGCGTTCATCAGCGGCACTACGGCGCGCACTAGCGCCACAACGGCCGGCAAATCGGCCATCGTGGCGCGGCGAATAGTCAAGTCGGTGGTCATGCTAGCCCTTGCGCAGCGCCTCGGCCGCTTCCTTGGCGAAATAAGTGAGGATGGCGTCGGCTCCGGCGCGCTTGATGCTCAGCAGCACTTCCATCATCGTACGCTCGCCGTCCATCCAGCCGTTCAGGGCGGCGGCCTTGATCATGGCGTACTCACCCGACACGTTGTAAGCCGTCACGGGCAGGTTGGTGCGGTCCTTCACCTCGCGGATGATGTCGAGGTAGCTCAGAGCGGGCTTAATCATCACCATGTCGGCGCCTTCCGCCTCGTCGAGGGCCAGCTCGCGCAGGGCCTCGCGGCGGTTGGCGGGGTTCATCTGGTAGCTTTTCTTGTCGCCTTTTTTGGGGGCCGAGTCCAGCGCGTCGCGGAAGGGGCCGTAGAAAGCTGACGCGTACTTGGCTGTGTAGCTCATGATGCTCACGTGCTGGAACGCGTTGCTGTCCAGCACGTCCCGGATCCAGGCCACGCGGCCGTCCATCATGTCGGAGGGCCCGATGATGTCGGCGCCGGCGCGGGCCTGGGCCAGGGCCATCTGGCCCAGCACCTCCAGCGAGGCGTCGTTGAGGATTTCGCCGGTGTCCACGTCCACTACGCCGTCGTGGCCGTCGCTGCTGTAGGGGTCCATGGCCACGTCGGTCATGATCACCACGTCCGGAAACTGCCGCTTGATGTCGGCTACCGTCTTCAAGTACAGCCCGTCGAGGTTGGCCGACTCGCGCGCCAGCCGGTCCTTCAGGCTGTCGCTGATGCTCGGAAACGGCGCGAACGACTTGATGCCCAACTCCACGCAGCGCCCCACCTCGTCAATCACCGTATCAGCCGAGTAGCGGTAGATGCCGGGCATGGACTTCACTTCCAGCCGTTGGCTGTGGCCTTCGATGAGAAAAAGCGGGAAAATAAAATCGTGGGCCGTAAGGCGGGTTTCCTGCACCATGTCGCGGATTACCTGCGATTTACGGTTGCGGCGGGGACGGTCAACGGGAAGAATCGGCATAGAACTTCGGAAAATGGCAAAGGAGTACAACCGCGCCGGGGCCCTGGAGGTTGCGCCGCCGGGGGCCCAAAGCGTTGCGGGCGCCGCAGAGTTAAGCCTTTTTCTTCGCCGGCTTCTTCGGGCTGAACAGCGTGTAAAGCAAGTATAGCACCACCAGGCCAGCCGCCGTGTAGCCCAGCGCGGTGAAAAAACCGACCCCAAAAATCAGGTTCACCAGCGCTGCCAAGCCCGCCAGCACGGCCAGCACCACGCCCAAGATGAAGAGCACCGTGCGGCCCAAGCCAGCTTCGGCCGTGTGCTGGGTGCGGGCCAGGGCCCCGGCGGCCCGGCGGTGGGGCCGCAGCTGCGCCGGGGCTTCCGGCGCGGCCACCGGATGGGCCAAAGGGCTCAGCGCCAGCAGGTGCTGCGCTTGGCTTCGTACCGACCGGCCAAAGCTTTTGCGGGCCGGGGCCCCCACAGCAGCTACGGCCGCTGGGGTAGCGGTTACCGCTGCTGCTGGGACGGCGGCGGGTGTTTCGGTGGCCACGGGCGGGGCCGGGCGCGGGGTACGCGCCAGGTCCCCGGGGCCCTGGCCAACCGGCGTAGTAAACTGAAAGGCGACCTGCTCGCTCCGGCAACTGACCAACAGGCTCAGCGTGAATAACAAGTAAACCGGGCGCGAGCGTAAAGAAATCATAGGGAGGAGGCCCCGGGCTAAAATTCCCGGATTACGTCCGCAATTACGTCGCAGGCTTCGTGTAGTTGTGCTTCGGTGATGACGAGCGGCGGCGCGAAGCGGATGATGTCGCCGTGCGTGGGTTTGGCCAGCACACCGCGCTCCATCAGGCTCACGCACACGTCCCAGGCCGTGCGGCCGTCAGCGGCAGGCCGGATGACCACCGCGTTGAGCAGGCCACGGCCGCGCACCACCTCCACCGTGCCGGGGCATTCGGCCTGTACCTGGCGCATGCGCTGCCGGAAAACCTCGCCCAGCCGGGCGGCATTCTCGGCCAGCCTTTCGTCGATGAGTACGTCCAGCGCCGCCCGCATCACGGCGCAGGCCAGCGGGTTGCCGCCAAACGTGGAGCCGTGCTGCCCGGGCTGAATCGTAAGCATGATTTCATCATCAGCCAGTACCGCCGACACCGGCAATACGCCGCCGCTCAGGGCCTTGCCGAGGATGAGGATGTCGCCGCGCACCGCCTCGTGGTCGGAAGCCAGCAGCTTGCCCGTGCGCCCCAGGCCGGTCTGGATTTCGTCGGTAATCAACAGCACGTTGTGCTGCTGGCAGAGCGCGGCGGCCTGCGCCAGGTAGCCCACGGCGGGCAGCACCACGCCCGCCTCGCCCTGGATGGGCTCAATCAGAAAGCCGCACACGTGCGGGTCTTGCAGGGCCGCGGCCAGGGCTTCGATGTCGTTGTAAGGCACCACTTGGTAGCCCGGCGCGAAGGGCCCAAAGCCGCCCGTGCTCTCGCCGTCGGTGCTGAAGGAGATGATGCCCGTGGTGCGCCCGTGGAAGTTGTGCTCGGCCACCACGATGCGCGCCTGGTTGGGCGCGATGCCCTTTTCCTGGTAGCCCCACTTGCGGGCCAGCTTGAGAGCCGTTTCCACGGCCTCCGCTCCGGAGTTCATCAGCAGCGCCTTGTCGTACTTAAACAGCTCGCATAGCTGCTGCTCGGCCGGCCCGAGCTGGTCGTTGAAAAACGCCCGCGAGGTCAGCGTCAGCTGCTGCGCCTGCGCCGCCAGGGCCCCAATGATGCGTGGGTGGCAGTGCCCCTGGTTCACGGCTGAGTAGGCCGATAGGAAATCGTAGTAGCGCCGGCCATCCACGTCCCAAAGGTGCACGCCTTCGCCGCGGGCCAGCACCACGGGCAGCGGGTGGTAGTTGTGGGCCCCGTAGCGGTCTTCGAGGGCCATGAGCTGCTCGGCGCGGCTAGCAGTGGCGGGCAGGGCGGGGGCGGGGAATTGCATAGGAAGCGGGAAGAGTGGCGGGTACCCAAAAGTAAGCACGAACGGTGCGGGGCCCCTACCGCCCGCCGGCCACCAAGCGGTGGTGCTTCGAAGGCGCGGGCCGCGCCACCCGCCGTTACCTTTGCCCCATGCAAGCCCTTCACCACCCCAACGCGCCCGCCGCCGTGGGGCCCTACGCGCAGGCCATCGTGGCCGGCGGCTTCGTGTTTTGTTCCGGCCAAACGCCGCTCGTGCCCGCCACCATGCGCATCGAGGCCCTCACCATCGAGGACCAGACCCGGCAGGTGCTGGCCAACCTGGCCACGGTGCTTTCGGCGCAGGGCCTGGGCTTGGCCGACATTGTAAAAACGTCGGTGTTCCTGAAAAACTTCGCCGATTTTGCCCGCATGAACGCCGCATACGCCGAGGTGTTCGGGGCCCACCGCCCGGCCCGCACCACCGTCGAGGTGTCGCGCTTGCCGCTGGAGGCGCTGGTCGAAATCGAGTGCATCGCCGTGCTGCCCACCGATGCCCGCTGAGCCCAAGCGCCCCACGCTGGAAGAGTTTGCCGCCCGGCCTTTGCTCCCCGGCGACCACTACACCACACCCGAGGGCTACCTGGTTTTCACGGCCCAGTACCACCAGCGGCGGGGCTACTGCTGCCGCAACGGCTGCCGCCACTGCCCTTGGAATTTTAGGCCCCCAGGGCCCCCGCCGGCAGGAAAATGAAACGGGTAGTTGGTAATTGGCAGACTTTTACCGATATTTGCGGCCCGTTTCCCTGCTTTGTAATTTCTAATCCCCCGATATCATGGCCCGAGTTTGTGATTTGACCGGCAAGCGCACCCGCGTTGGCAACAACGTGTCGCACGCCAATAACAAAACCAAGCGCAAGTTCTACCCGAACCTGCAGAAGAAGCGCTTCTACATCCCCGAGCAAGACGCCTGGGTGACGCTGAAAGTGGCCACTTCCACCATCCGCACCATCAACAAAAACGGCATCATGGCCGTGTTGAAAAAGGCCAAGGAGCAAGGTTTCGTAGTATATTAACTGAGCGCGCCGTCGGCGGGCCGGGCCACTAGCGACCGGCCCGCCGACGGCACTTACTGCCAAAGCCAGCGCCGATGCGCCAGCCCCCGGGCCGGGCATCGGCGCTGGCTTTGGTGGGCCCCCAGGGCCCCGGCGTGGCCGGAAATGCCTTGGCTGATAAGACTATAAATAAGCAATTGGTACCTGGTCTTTTGCGGATTCCCTAAAAGGCCGTACCTTTGCAATCCTAAAACCAAAAACAACCCCGTCGAGATGGCCAAGAAAGGAAACCGGGTGCAGGTTATCATGGAATGCACCGAGCATAAGAACTCGGGGCTGCCGGGCACCTCGCGCTACATCACCACCAAGAACCGCAAGAATACCCCCGAGCGCATCGAGCTGAAGAAATTCAACCCGATCATGCGCAAAATGACCGTTCACAAAGAGATTAAATAACCTGCGTTATGGCTAAGAAAGTAGTAGCAACTCTGAAAACCACGGAGAACGCCAAGAACTGGGCAAAAGTCATTCGCGCCGTGAAATCGGAGAAGACCGGGGCCTATACCTTCAAGGAAGAAATGGTGCTCCTCGACAAAGTGCAGGAGTTCATCACCACGGGCAACAAGTAAGCCGCCGGCCGCTGAACAATGAAAAAGTCCCGCCTTTGTGGGACTTTTTTCGTGTCAGGCCCGTCCGTTGTTGGGCCCCGGGGCCCTAGTTTTCACCCTTCTACACCGCCCGGCCCCGGCCGAGCGCACCGTCGTACCGCATGGGCCTCTTCGATTTTTTTAAGAAAGACAAGGACAGCAAGGAGCAACAGGCCTCGCTCGACGCGGGCCTGGAAAAAACCAAGACCAACTTTTTCAATCAGCTCAGCAAGGCCGTGGTCGGCAAGAACACGGTCGATGAGGCCGTGCTCGATGACCTGGAGGCCCTGCTGGTGCACGCCGACGTGGGCATTGACACGACGGTGAAGGTGATTGACCGCATCGAGCAACGCGTGGCCCGTGACAAATACGTGAGCACCAGCGAGCTGGACCGCATCCTGCGCGAGGAGATTGCCGCCTTGCTCGAAGACAACAACACCGGCTCGACGGCCGTGCTCGAGCGCGGCGACGCCGCGCAGGGCGCGGGGCCCTTCGTAATTATGGTGGTGGGCGTGAACGGCGTGGGCAAAACCACGACCATCGGCAAGCTGGCCCACCGCTTCCACAGCGCCGGCAAAAAGGTGGTGCTGGGCGCCGCCGACACGTTCCGGGCCGCGGCCGTCGACCAGCTCATCATCTGGGGCCAGCGCGTGGGCGTGCCCGTGGTGAGCCACGGCATGAACACCGACCCCGCATCGGTGGCCTACGACGCCGTGCGCAAGGGCGTGGAGCTAGGGGCCGACGTGGTCATTATCGACACCGCCGGGCGCCTGCACAACAAGGTGAACCTGATGAACGAGCTCACCAAAATCAAGCGCGTGATGCAGAAGGTGATTCCCGACGCGCCGCACGAGGTGCTGCTGGTGCTGGACGGCAGCACGGGCCAAAATGCCTTTTTGCAGGCCAAGGAGTTCACCAAAGCCACCGAGGTGTCGGCCCTGGCCATCACCAAACTAGACGGCACGGCCAAGGGCGGGGTGGTGATTGGCATTTCGGACCAGTTCAGCATCCCAGTGCGCTACATTGGGGTGGGCGAGAAGATGACCGATTTGCAGCTTTTCGACAAGCACACCTACGTCAATTCGCTGTTTCGCAAGTAGCCGCGGGCACTAAACTGCCCCGGCCGGCCGTTGCGGCCGCAAAGCCCTTTTGCCATGCGCCACATTCTTGCTTCGCTCCTTGCGCCGGCCCTGTTCGTGGGGGCCCTGGCCTCGTGCAGCTCCGGCGGCAGCGACGCCGAGCCGCTGATTCCCTACGCCCCGGTCAACCTCGTCATCGACCTCACCAACCAGCAGTACCGCGCCCTGCGCTTCGACAACGGCGTGGTGAGCCTGCCCGTGCAGGGCCCCGCCGGCACCGGGGGCGTGAAGGGCGTGCTGGTGGTGCGCCAGGACGCTGGCCGGTACCTAGCCTTCGAGCGCAACTGCCCCTACCATCCCTACGACGCTTGCTCGCTGGTGAGCCTTGACCGCTCGTCGAGCCTTTTTTTGCGCGATTCCTGCTGCGATTCGCGTTTTAGCCTCGCCGGCCAGGTCATTGGGGGCCCGGCGGTGCGGCCCCTGCGCGCGTACGCTACCAGCTTGCAAGGCACGCAATTAAGCATTGTGAACTAGGCTCTTGGCGCATTTTTTTAACTTTTTTCTGTTCTCATCTTGCGCTAACCGGTACGGTGCCGTAAGTTTGCAGTCCGAAAACGCCGGTTTCGGAACGAAATGCTTCCTTAGCTCAGCCGGTTAGAGCATCTGACTGTTAATCAGAGGGTCCCTGGTTCGAGCCCAGGAGGGAGCGCAAATATTACAAACGCCCCGTAGACCATGTGTTTGCGGGGCGTTTTGCTTGGGTACTGAGTTAGGGAAAGGCCATAAAAAAGAGGGCCCCAACCAATTGGTCGGGGCCCTCTTTTTTATGGCTCCAGTTTCTGGGCGTCGGCTTGGCTGGGTGCCGGTGTCCGCATTCACGCGGTTAATATACATTGCTTGAGCAATAACCCAGCGTTGTGCGCGGCAAAAAAAATAATTTATTCGTGCTGCGCGCACATGGGGCCCAGCGCGGGCTGGCTTAGGCTTCGAGCGGCAAGTAGCGCTGGAAATGCAGCTGGAGGATGGGGTTAACTTTTTCGCGGGCGAGGGGCTTGCTGACCAAGCCGGCGATGGGCAATTCTTGGATGCGCGCCAATTCGTTGGCGCGCATCCAAGTGGTAAGCATGACGGTGGCCCGTTGCTGGGCCTCGGCCAAGGCCAGGGCTAGCTGCTAGGTGCGCTCGACCACGCGGGTCTCCAAAGCGTGGTTGAGCTGCACAACCCGCTGGTGGGCCCGCACCTGCTCCGTCACGTTTATCGCTAGGTCTATTACCCCCGATACCTCGCCTTGGGGCCCTGCGGGGGCTGGTACACAAAGTTGAAGTAGTGGGTGGCCAACTGGTAGGATGGCCCCAGTTGCGCGGGTACTTCCGTGCCCTAAACGGCACCCACGTGCAGGCTACTTCGGCCAGGAAGTCTTCGACGCCCTGGCCGCGCAACTCGGGTACGCCCTGAAACAGGCCGATGGTTACCGGCGCCTGTGCCAGCATGGCCGGCAGCAGGCCGCGCTCGTGCGCGGCGGCGGCCAGGGCAGCGCGCGCGCCTAGTTGGCGCGCAGGGATTCTTCCGCGGCCGTGCAGTCAGGGCTGGCGTCGGTGAAGCTCACCACCAGCCGGGGCCCTCTGCGCCGGGCGGCGCAGCGGACGTATCCATCGAATCCGTCGGCCTGGTAATTGGTTTTGTAGAGCAGGGCCTTACCGGTTTCGAACACGTGCTGGTATTAGGTAAAAATGCCGGTGGCCGCCGCGTGAGGAAAGCGGCCCAGTACGGTGCCGCCCGGACGCTACGGCAGGCCCGCTAGGCGATGGCCGGCCGGGGAGGTAGCCAAAGTGAATCGACCACCTTGCCGCTGGGCCCGTGCACGGGGCTAACCAAGTGAATGGCGGCGAACGACACCTCCAGCCCGGCCAGTAGGTCGGCGGAGGCAAATAAATCGGCGAGCGGGGCCGGGGCGGCGGGCATATGGAAAGCGCAGAAATGGTCGGAAACGCAAAGAGAGGACAACTCGCCCCCACACGGCCGCCCCGCCCCGCTGGCCCCAGCCGAGGCTCCAGAGCGGCTAGCGCGGGGCCCCGTCGAGGGCCTGCCGCACTTCGCCCCAGCTCAGTTCGCCGGCCACGTAGCGCCGGTACAGCTGCTGCGCGTGCGGTGGGGCCTTGGCCTTCAAGCTGGGAATTACTGTTTGCATCTGCTCCAGTACCCAGGCTCGTTGCTGCGGCGTTTGGGCGCTGGGCCCAAATTTCGGGTTGTGTGCCATAAAGTGGGAAGCAACGCGTGTGTGAATTGCATCCGTAAAGGTCGGCCGCGAATAAATCCCCAGCGCTTGGTTAAACACTGATTTTAAGGCGCGAAAAATACTGTTAATTATTGCCTTAATGATGAAGGTATCCGGTGTCACGCAGGTCGCTTTGCGCAGCAAGGCCACTAGGCACGGCGGGGGGCGATGCTGAAAATATTGGCCGTTCGCCTACCTTTTAACTGCGCAACCCGTGCCTTGGGAGCGGCAGCGGCGGCGTTGGGGCACTTCATTATGACTGCTTTACAAGGCAATAACACCGCGGTTTCGGGGTAAGGCACGCGGGCCGTCGTGTTTGTGCACGGCTTCGGTTGCGGCCAGCACATGTGGCGGTTAGTAGCCCCGGCCTTTGGGGCGCACAACCGGGTGGTGCTCAACTTGGTGGGCGCCGGCCAGTCGGACCTGGCGGCCTACGACCCGGCCCGCTACGCCGCGCTGGGCGCCCATGCGGTCGACGTGCTGGCGGTGCTGCGGGCCCTTGCACGGCGTTGTGCTTGTGGACCACTCGGTGGGCGCCACCACCGGGGGGCTGGACGCTGCGCAGGAGCCGGCGCGGGTGGCCCAGCTGGTGCTGGTAGCGCCCACGCCCCGGTTCCTCAACGACGACGGCTACCTGGGCGGCTTCGAGCCGGCCGACTTAGAGGAACTG
This genomic stretch from Hymenobacter sp. PAMC 26628 harbors:
- the ftsY gene encoding signal recognition particle-docking protein FtsY, whose amino-acid sequence is MGLFDFFKKDKDSKEQQASLDAGLEKTKTNFFNQLSKAVVGKNTVDEAVLDDLEALLVHADVGIDTTVKVIDRIEQRVARDKYVSTSELDRILREEIAALLEDNNTGSTAVLERGDAAQGAGPFVIMVVGVNGVGKTTTIGKLAHRFHSAGKKVVLGAADTFRAAAVDQLIIWGQRVGVPVVSHGMNTDPASVAYDAVRKGVELGADVVIIDTAGRLHNKVNLMNELTKIKRVMQKVIPDAPHEVLLVLDGSTGQNAFLQAKEFTKATEVSALAITKLDGTAKGGVVIGISDQFSIPVRYIGVGEKMTDLQLFDKHTYVNSLFRK
- a CDS encoding GNAT family N-acetyltransferase, with the translated sequence MTTDLTIRRATMADLPAVVALVRAVVPLMNAAGNMQWTSEYPNEAVFRRDIERQHLWVAERLGALDGVAALTQDQDPEYADADWDAAEPALVTHRLAVAPDAQGRGVAGTLLAQAEHEARTLGLRTLRVDTNSENAATQRLFPKLGYRFAGEIQLAFRPGLRFFCYEKWMG
- the hemB gene encoding porphobilinogen synthase, whose product is MPILPVDRPRRNRKSQVIRDMVQETRLTAHDFIFPLFLIEGHSQRLEVKSMPGIYRYSADTVIDEVGRCVELGIKSFAPFPSISDSLKDRLARESANLDGLYLKTVADIKRQFPDVVIMTDVAMDPYSSDGHDGVVDVDTGEILNDASLEVLGQMALAQARAGADIIGPSDMMDGRVAWIRDVLDSNAFQHVSIMSYTAKYASAFYGPFRDALDSAPKKGDKKSYQMNPANRREALRELALDEAEGADMVMIKPALSYLDIIREVKDRTNLPVTAYNVSGEYAMIKAAALNGWMDGERTMMEVLLSIKRAGADAILTYFAKEAAEALRKG
- the rocD gene encoding ornithine--oxo-acid transaminase, which translates into the protein MQFPAPALPATASRAEQLMALEDRYGAHNYHPLPVVLARGEGVHLWDVDGRRYYDFLSAYSAVNQGHCHPRIIGALAAQAQQLTLTSRAFFNDQLGPAEQQLCELFKYDKALLMNSGAEAVETALKLARKWGYQEKGIAPNQARIVVAEHNFHGRTTGIISFSTDGESTGGFGPFAPGYQVVPYNDIEALAAALQDPHVCGFLIEPIQGEAGVVLPAVGYLAQAAALCQQHNVLLITDEIQTGLGRTGKLLASDHEAVRGDILILGKALSGGVLPVSAVLADDEIMLTIQPGQHGSTFGGNPLACAVMRAALDVLIDERLAENAARLGEVFRQRMRQVQAECPGTVEVVRGRGLLNAVVIRPAADGRTAWDVCVSLMERGVLAKPTHGDIIRFAPPLVITEAQLHEACDVIADVIREF
- a CDS encoding DUF5522 domain-containing protein, producing MPAEPKRPTLEEFAARPLLPGDHYTTPEGYLVFTAQYHQRRGYCCRNGCRHCPWNFRPPGPPPAGK
- the rpmG gene encoding 50S ribosomal protein L33, which encodes MAKKGNRVQVIMECTEHKNSGLPGTSRYITTKNRKNTPERIELKKFNPIMRKMTVHKEIK
- a CDS encoding RidA family protein codes for the protein MQALHHPNAPAAVGPYAQAIVAGGFVFCSGQTPLVPATMRIEALTIEDQTRQVLANLATVLSAQGLGLADIVKTSVFLKNFADFARMNAAYAEVFGAHRPARTTVEVSRLPLEALVEIECIAVLPTDAR
- a CDS encoding DUF4295 domain-containing protein, producing MAKKVVATLKTTENAKNWAKVIRAVKSEKTGAYTFKEEMVLLDKVQEFITTGNK
- the rpmB gene encoding 50S ribosomal protein L28, with protein sequence MARVCDLTGKRTRVGNNVSHANNKTKRKFYPNLQKKRFYIPEQDAWVTLKVATSTIRTINKNGIMAVLKKAKEQGFVVY